One genomic region from Streptomyces sp. NBC_00582 encodes:
- a CDS encoding helix-turn-helix transcriptional regulator, with the protein MADNALGEFLRARRAVLRPDEVGMAAYGVRRVAGLRREEVAVLAGVNADYYARLEQGRERRPSAQVLDALGRALRLDPDAQAHLHRLAGTAPAVPLGHTTDRVSPALRRLLDGYPGSPAYVVNRTLDVLAANALAEVLHSPFEELDNLARMTFLDPAGRQFYTRWGGTAQSVVGHLREAAGFEPDSARLRELVRVLSAHSSDFVRLWNTHAVRGKTQEAKHFLHPDVGPLTLTYLALDVRDSPGQQLIVYQAEPGGPDAEALTLLTTLTPFVPQADFEA; encoded by the coding sequence ATGGCCGACAACGCTCTGGGAGAGTTTCTGCGCGCCCGGCGGGCGGTCCTGCGACCGGACGAGGTCGGCATGGCCGCCTACGGGGTGCGCAGGGTCGCCGGGCTGCGCCGCGAGGAGGTCGCCGTCCTCGCGGGGGTGAACGCCGACTACTACGCCCGCCTGGAACAGGGCCGTGAACGCCGGCCGTCGGCGCAGGTGCTCGACGCGCTCGGCCGTGCCCTGCGGCTGGACCCGGACGCGCAAGCCCATCTGCACCGGCTGGCCGGGACGGCCCCCGCCGTCCCGCTCGGCCACACCACGGACCGGGTGAGCCCCGCCCTGCGCCGGCTCCTCGACGGCTACCCCGGCTCCCCGGCGTACGTCGTCAACCGGACCCTTGACGTGCTGGCCGCCAACGCCCTCGCCGAGGTCCTGCACTCGCCCTTCGAGGAACTGGACAACCTCGCCCGGATGACGTTCCTCGATCCGGCGGGCCGCCAGTTCTACACCCGGTGGGGCGGGACGGCTCAGTCCGTCGTGGGCCATCTGCGCGAGGCGGCCGGCTTCGAGCCGGACAGCGCCCGGCTGCGCGAACTCGTCCGTGTTCTCTCGGCCCACAGTTCCGACTTCGTCCGTCTGTGGAACACCCACGCCGTGCGGGGCAAGACCCAGGAGGCCAAGCACTTCCTGCACCCCGACGTCGGCCCGCTGACCCTCACCTACCTCGCCCTCGACGTGCGCGACTCCCCCGGCCAGCAACTCATCGTCTACCAGGCCGAACCCGGCGGCCCCGACGCCGAGGCCCTCACCCTCCTCACCACCCTGACCCCTTTCGTTCCGCAGGCCGACTTCGAAGCCTGA
- a CDS encoding MFS transporter, protein MMFAVAMTFIDQTIVSIAAPDIVDELGLSSSGMRWVVNAYLLALAAFFALGGRLADLWGPRRVVVAGTLIFVISSVLCGCVPTGDSALTWLVVFRTTQGLGAALLFPAALAVVVAVFPVERRGRALALFFGVTGALTALGPLLGGWLTDWTWRAIFWVNVPVALVALILTALAHISDRRRDEPLDVRGAVLIAVGMGASVLGFQQASAWGWDSAATWVCVLGGLAVLWVFCRLELRTRHPLIDLAVFRDRAFTVDALVLFFAMLAFVPVFFFASVYAQVSLSASPNQAALYLLYFFVGFAVASQWGGRILDRRGARPALKTGCAVGAVGFALWAGKLTDLSMHDQWPYAALAGAGIGFILAPASTDAVNRAIDASYGEVTGITQTVRNYAASVGLAVYGTLLTHSMTDHVVDTLETRGVPSGTAHSVAQDVTQSITGNGDARTPTGDGPLATTMRDAMSAIRMDFAEANQWVFYGMAVALGIGFFCALRHPGGPADGPPPKDGTPPPPPPPT, encoded by the coding sequence ATGATGTTCGCGGTCGCGATGACGTTCATCGACCAGACCATCGTGTCGATCGCGGCGCCCGACATCGTCGACGAACTCGGACTGTCCAGCTCCGGCATGCGGTGGGTGGTGAACGCCTATCTGCTCGCCCTGGCCGCGTTCTTCGCCCTCGGCGGCCGTCTCGCCGACCTGTGGGGCCCGCGCCGCGTGGTGGTCGCGGGCACGCTGATCTTCGTGATCTCCTCGGTGCTGTGCGGCTGTGTGCCCACCGGCGACTCCGCGCTCACCTGGCTCGTCGTCTTCCGAACCACCCAGGGCCTGGGCGCGGCGCTGCTCTTCCCGGCCGCGCTCGCCGTCGTGGTCGCGGTGTTCCCGGTCGAGCGGCGCGGGCGGGCCCTCGCGCTGTTCTTCGGCGTCACCGGCGCCCTCACCGCCCTCGGCCCGCTGCTCGGCGGCTGGCTGACCGACTGGACCTGGCGGGCGATCTTCTGGGTCAACGTCCCCGTCGCCCTCGTCGCGCTGATCCTCACCGCGCTCGCCCACATCTCCGACCGGCGCCGCGACGAGCCCCTCGACGTCAGGGGAGCCGTGCTCATCGCCGTCGGTATGGGCGCGAGCGTCCTCGGCTTCCAGCAGGCCTCGGCCTGGGGCTGGGACAGCGCGGCGACCTGGGTCTGCGTCCTCGGCGGCCTCGCCGTCCTGTGGGTGTTCTGCCGTCTCGAACTGCGCACCCGCCACCCGCTGATCGACCTCGCGGTCTTCCGCGACCGCGCCTTCACCGTGGACGCGCTGGTGCTGTTCTTCGCCATGCTGGCCTTCGTCCCGGTGTTCTTCTTCGCGTCCGTCTACGCCCAGGTCTCCCTGAGCGCCTCGCCCAACCAGGCCGCCCTGTACCTGCTGTACTTCTTCGTCGGGTTCGCCGTCGCCTCCCAGTGGGGCGGCCGCATCCTCGACCGGCGGGGCGCCCGCCCGGCGCTGAAGACCGGCTGCGCGGTCGGCGCCGTGGGGTTCGCGCTGTGGGCCGGCAAACTGACGGACCTCTCCATGCACGACCAGTGGCCCTACGCCGCACTGGCCGGCGCGGGCATCGGCTTCATCCTGGCCCCGGCCTCGACGGACGCCGTCAACCGCGCCATCGACGCCTCCTACGGCGAGGTCACCGGCATCACCCAGACCGTCCGCAACTACGCGGCCAGTGTCGGTCTCGCCGTCTACGGCACCCTGTTGACGCACTCCATGACGGACCACGTCGTGGACACCCTGGAGACCCGCGGCGTCCCGTCCGGTACCGCGCACTCCGTGGCCCAGGACGTGACGCAGTCGATCACCGGCAACGGCGACGCCCGCACCCCCACCGGCGACGGTCCGCTCGCGACCACCATGCGGGACGCCATGTCCGCGATCCGTATGGACTTCGCAGAGGCGAACCAGTGGGTCTTCTACGGCATGGCCGTCGCCCTCGGTATCGGCTTCTTCTGCGCCCTGCGCCACCCGGGCGGCCCCGCCGACGGCCCCCCACCGAAGGACGGCACACCGCCACCCCCGCCCCCGCCGACCTGA
- a CDS encoding SAM-dependent methyltransferase, with product MTEHVTPPEAAEHQKIDTSVPHSARIWNYWLGGKDNYPVDEAAGDAYTAVFPGIVTIARSSRAFLKRNITHLVAEAGIRQFLDVGTGLPTAENTHQVAQRIAPETRIVYVDNDPLVLAHARALLYSSPEGATDYVDADVLDPERILAAAAETLDFSRPTALILSNILGHVADYDEARSIVDRLMGALPSGSYLSVNDGSLGIDPVFEQAQNAYNESGAVPYNLRTPEQIASYFDGLELLEPGVVSVPLWRPEADSPEPQVIGEHGGLGRKP from the coding sequence ATGACCGAGCACGTGACGCCCCCCGAAGCGGCGGAGCACCAGAAGATCGACACGTCGGTGCCGCACTCGGCCCGGATCTGGAACTACTGGCTGGGCGGGAAGGACAACTACCCCGTCGACGAGGCGGCCGGTGACGCGTACACGGCCGTCTTCCCCGGCATCGTGACCATCGCCCGCAGCAGCCGGGCCTTCCTGAAGCGCAACATCACCCATCTGGTGGCCGAGGCGGGCATACGGCAGTTCCTGGACGTCGGGACCGGGCTGCCGACCGCCGAGAACACGCATCAGGTCGCGCAGCGCATCGCTCCCGAGACCCGGATCGTGTACGTCGACAACGACCCGCTGGTGCTGGCGCACGCCCGTGCCCTGCTCTACTCCTCCCCGGAGGGCGCGACCGACTACGTGGACGCCGATGTGCTGGACCCGGAGCGGATCCTGGCGGCCGCCGCCGAGACGCTGGACTTCTCCCGGCCGACCGCCCTGATCCTCAGCAACATCCTGGGCCATGTCGCCGACTACGACGAGGCGCGCTCGATCGTCGACCGGCTGATGGGCGCCCTGCCGTCCGGCAGCTATCTGTCCGTCAACGACGGTTCGCTGGGCATCGATCCCGTCTTCGAGCAGGCCCAGAACGCCTACAACGAGAGCGGGGCCGTGCCGTACAACCTGCGGACGCCCGAGCAGATCGCCTCCTACTTCGACGGTCTGGAGCTGCTCGAGCCCGGTGTCGTCTCGGTGCCGCTGTGGCGTCCCGAGGCCGACTCGCCGGAGCCGCAGGTCATCGGCGAGCACGGCGGGCTGGGGCGCAAGCCGTGA
- a CDS encoding PaaX family transcriptional regulator C-terminal domain-containing protein — MLAFFGNHVLEEGELCVYSGSIIDVLGRVGVGEQAVRSTLTRMVNRGLLRRQREGRRMYFGLTPQATRILDDGRTRIWTQGAVNDDWDGSWTLLGFSLPDSWKRQRHDLRSRLTWSGFGALYSGLWIAPGDVDVSPVVEELGLADHVKIFHARADQATDIELMIRDTWDLESIAARYVTFDKRWTAHLGAGSGEDPIGTRLRLVSEWLWTIRTDPRLPARHLPPAWPARAAQDTFRQVAEQTEAPALYSARALLETAPLR, encoded by the coding sequence ATGCTCGCCTTCTTCGGCAACCATGTGCTGGAGGAGGGGGAGCTGTGCGTGTACTCGGGCAGCATCATCGACGTCCTCGGCCGGGTCGGGGTGGGCGAGCAGGCCGTACGGTCCACGCTCACCCGGATGGTCAACCGGGGTCTGCTCAGGCGTCAGCGGGAGGGGCGCCGGATGTACTTCGGTCTGACCCCGCAGGCGACACGCATCCTCGACGACGGCCGCACCCGTATCTGGACGCAGGGCGCGGTCAACGACGACTGGGACGGCTCCTGGACCCTGCTGGGCTTCTCGCTGCCCGACTCCTGGAAGCGCCAGCGTCACGATCTGCGCTCCCGGCTGACCTGGTCCGGGTTCGGCGCGCTGTACAGCGGGCTGTGGATCGCCCCGGGCGACGTCGACGTGTCCCCCGTCGTCGAGGAGCTGGGGCTCGCCGACCACGTCAAGATCTTCCACGCCCGGGCCGACCAGGCCACGGACATCGAGCTGATGATCCGCGACACCTGGGACCTGGAGAGCATCGCCGCCCGGTACGTCACCTTCGACAAGCGCTGGACCGCGCACCTGGGCGCCGGCTCCGGGGAGGACCCGATCGGGACACGACTGCGGCTGGTCAGCGAATGGCTGTGGACCATCCGCACGGATCCCCGGCTGCCCGCCCGCCATCTGCCGCCCGCCTGGCCGGCCCGCGCCGCCCAGGACACCTTCCGCCAGGTGGCCGAACAGACCGAGGCACCGGCTCTGTACAGCGCCCGCGCACTGCTGGAGACGGCGCCCCTGCGCTGA
- a CDS encoding MFS transporter: protein MSPSPTSQLRRVALSGLLGTAVEFYDFLVYGTVAALVFGELFFPGADPAVGTIAAFGTFAAGYVARPLGGILFGHFGDRLGRKSMLLLTMGLMGGASFAIGLLPTYDTLGVWAPVLLITLRVVQGIAIGGEWGGATLMVVEHAGERRRGLWSSFTQMGAPLGSLISAAVVALVVTLPKDEFTAWGWRVPFLLSVLLLGVGLFVRLRVVESPLFAEVKQRGTEARLPVLDVLRRPRPVLLACCVGIGAFTAQSLLTSYLIAYATGIGYARPQVLTALTVSAAVALVVLPCVSALSDRVGRRPVVLAGALASAALAFPVMALVDTRSPGLLILAVVLGHGIAQSTMYGPLGALFSEMFGTRVRYTGASLGYQGATLIGAGFSPMIAGSLVTGSHSGTPVALLLCGGSLVTALTVCFVRETSRTSLSGTPAESASTPHSQEITA from the coding sequence ATGTCCCCGTCCCCCACCTCCCAGTTGCGCCGCGTCGCCCTCTCCGGGCTGCTCGGCACCGCCGTGGAGTTCTACGACTTCCTCGTCTACGGCACCGTCGCCGCCCTGGTCTTCGGCGAACTGTTCTTCCCCGGCGCCGATCCCGCCGTCGGCACCATCGCCGCGTTCGGCACCTTCGCCGCCGGCTATGTCGCCCGCCCCCTCGGCGGCATCCTCTTCGGCCACTTCGGCGACCGGCTCGGCCGCAAGTCGATGCTGCTGCTCACGATGGGACTGATGGGCGGCGCGAGCTTCGCCATCGGTCTGCTGCCGACCTACGACACCCTCGGCGTCTGGGCGCCCGTCCTGCTGATCACCCTGCGGGTCGTCCAGGGCATCGCCATCGGCGGTGAGTGGGGCGGCGCCACGCTGATGGTCGTCGAGCACGCGGGGGAGCGGCGGCGCGGACTGTGGTCCAGCTTCACGCAGATGGGGGCTCCGCTCGGCTCCCTGATCTCCGCCGCCGTCGTCGCGCTCGTCGTCACGCTCCCCAAGGACGAGTTCACGGCGTGGGGCTGGCGCGTGCCGTTCCTGCTGAGCGTCCTGCTGCTCGGCGTGGGGCTGTTCGTCCGGCTCCGGGTGGTGGAGAGCCCGCTGTTCGCCGAGGTGAAGCAGCGGGGCACCGAGGCACGGCTGCCGGTCCTCGACGTACTGCGCCGCCCCCGTCCGGTGCTGCTGGCCTGCTGTGTCGGCATCGGCGCCTTCACCGCCCAGTCGCTGCTGACCAGTTACCTCATCGCGTACGCCACCGGCATCGGCTACGCCCGGCCGCAGGTGCTGACCGCGCTCACGGTCTCCGCCGCAGTCGCCCTGGTCGTCCTCCCCTGTGTCTCCGCCCTGTCGGACCGGGTCGGCCGCCGCCCGGTGGTGCTGGCCGGCGCGCTCGCCTCGGCGGCGCTGGCCTTCCCCGTGATGGCCCTCGTCGACACGAGGTCGCCGGGGCTGCTGATCCTCGCGGTCGTCCTCGGCCACGGCATCGCCCAGTCCACGATGTACGGGCCGCTGGGCGCCCTGTTCAGCGAGATGTTCGGCACCCGGGTCCGCTACACGGGCGCCTCCCTCGGCTACCAGGGCGCGACCCTGATCGGCGCCGGCTTCTCCCCCATGATCGCCGGGAGCCTGGTCACGGGGAGCCACAGCGGCACCCCCGTCGCCCTGCTGCTGTGCGGCGGCTCCCTCGTCACCGCGCTGACCGTGTGCTTCGTCCGCGAGACCAGCCGTACGTCCCTCTCCGGCACCCCCGCCGAGAGCGCCTCCACCCCCCACTCCCAGGAGATCACCGCATGA
- the gap gene encoding type I glyceraldehyde-3-phosphate dehydrogenase, whose protein sequence is MTRIAINGFGRIGRNVLRALLERETDLEIVAVNDLTEPTALARLLAFDSTSGRLGRPVTVEDGALVVDGHRIQVLAERDPAQLPWAALDVDIVLEATGRFTSAKAARAHLDAGARKVLVSAPSDGADVTLAYGVNTDAYDADLHTIVSNASCTTNALAPLAAVLDELAGIEHGFMTTVHAYTQEQNLQDGPHRDPRRARAAGVNIVPTTTGAAKAIGLVLPNLDGKLSGDSIRVPVPVGSIVELNTTVARDVTRDEVLAAYRTAAEGPLAGILEYSEDPLVSSDITGNPASSIFDSELTRVDGRHIKVVAWYDNEWGFSHRVIDTLQLLAAR, encoded by the coding sequence ATGACTCGCATCGCCATCAACGGATTCGGCCGCATCGGACGCAACGTGCTGCGCGCGCTCCTGGAGCGCGAGACCGACCTCGAGATCGTCGCCGTCAACGACCTCACCGAGCCGACCGCCCTCGCCCGACTGCTCGCCTTCGACTCGACCTCCGGCCGCCTCGGCCGTCCGGTCACCGTCGAGGACGGCGCGCTCGTCGTCGACGGCCACCGGATCCAGGTGCTCGCCGAGCGCGACCCGGCGCAGCTGCCGTGGGCCGCGCTCGACGTCGACATCGTGCTGGAGGCGACCGGCCGCTTCACCTCCGCCAAGGCGGCCCGCGCCCACCTTGACGCGGGCGCCCGCAAGGTCCTCGTCAGCGCGCCCTCGGACGGCGCCGACGTCACCCTCGCCTACGGCGTCAACACCGACGCCTACGACGCGGACCTGCACACGATCGTCTCGAACGCCTCCTGCACGACCAACGCGCTCGCCCCGCTGGCCGCGGTGCTCGACGAGCTGGCCGGCATCGAGCACGGCTTCATGACGACCGTGCACGCCTACACCCAGGAGCAGAACCTCCAGGACGGCCCGCACCGCGACCCCCGCCGCGCCCGCGCCGCCGGCGTCAACATCGTGCCGACCACGACCGGCGCCGCCAAGGCGATCGGCCTGGTGCTGCCGAACCTCGACGGCAAGCTGTCCGGCGACTCGATCCGGGTGCCCGTCCCGGTCGGCTCGATCGTCGAGCTGAACACCACCGTCGCCCGTGACGTGACCCGCGACGAGGTCCTCGCCGCCTACCGCACGGCGGCCGAGGGCCCCCTCGCGGGCATCCTCGAGTACTCCGAGGACCCCCTGGTCTCCTCCGACATCACGGGCAACCCGGCCTCGTCGATCTTCGACTCGGAGCTCACCCGCGTCGACGGCCGCCACATCAAGGTGGTCGCCTGGTACGACAACGAGTGGGGCTTCTCCCACCGGGTCATCGACACCCTGCAGCTCCTCGCCGCCCGCTGA
- a CDS encoding GlxA family transcriptional regulator, translating into MPPSRLRRVAVLVLEGAKPLDVGIPAQVFTTRASMPYEVRVCGAQPGLVAGGDGLSYHVAHGLEALEWAETVFLPGYRSPDREDPPPEVVDALLAAHSRGARLAAISTGAFALAATGLLDGRRATTHWHYTRALAARHPRVRVDENVLFVDEGSVLTSAGAASGIDLCLHILRGDLGVAASNHAARRLVAAPYRSGGQAQYVPRSVPEPLGERFAATREWALHHLDEPLTLDTLARHAAVSPRTFSRRFVEDTGYTPMQWVMRARIDRARELLERSERGIEQIAGDVGLGTGANLRLHFQQILGTTPSEYRRTFTRGE; encoded by the coding sequence GTGCCGCCCTCCCGCCTCCGACGCGTCGCCGTCCTCGTGCTCGAAGGCGCCAAGCCGCTCGACGTCGGCATCCCCGCGCAGGTGTTCACGACCCGCGCCAGCATGCCCTACGAGGTCCGGGTGTGCGGGGCACAACCGGGCCTGGTCGCGGGGGGCGACGGGCTGTCGTACCACGTGGCCCACGGTCTGGAGGCCCTGGAGTGGGCCGAGACCGTCTTCCTCCCCGGCTACCGGTCCCCGGACCGCGAGGACCCGCCGCCGGAGGTCGTCGACGCGCTGCTCGCCGCCCACAGCCGCGGCGCCCGGCTGGCGGCCATCTCGACCGGCGCCTTCGCGCTGGCCGCCACCGGCCTCCTCGACGGCAGACGCGCCACGACCCACTGGCACTACACCCGCGCCCTGGCGGCCAGGCATCCGCGCGTACGGGTCGACGAGAACGTCCTGTTCGTCGACGAGGGCAGCGTGCTCACCTCGGCCGGCGCCGCCTCCGGCATCGACCTGTGCCTGCACATCCTGCGCGGCGACCTCGGCGTCGCCGCCTCCAACCACGCCGCCCGGCGCCTGGTCGCGGCGCCCTACCGCAGCGGCGGCCAGGCCCAGTACGTGCCGCGCAGCGTGCCCGAACCGCTGGGCGAACGGTTCGCCGCCACCCGCGAATGGGCCCTGCACCACCTCGACGAACCCCTCACCCTCGACACCCTCGCCCGGCACGCGGCGGTGTCGCCGCGCACCTTCTCCCGCCGCTTCGTCGAGGACACCGGCTACACCCCCATGCAGTGGGTGATGCGCGCCCGGATCGACCGGGCCCGTGAGCTGCTGGAACGCTCCGAGCGCGGCATCGAGCAGATCGCGGGCGACGTCGGACTCGGCACCGGCGCGAACCTGCGGCTGCACTTCCAGCAGATCCTCGGCACCACCCCCAGCGAGTACCGGCGCACCTTCACCCGGGGCGAATAG
- a CDS encoding PhzF family phenazine biosynthesis isomerase has product MTSDASGANPVDQPGAGVEPLRYSAFTHDPAGGNPAGIVLDASGLDAAAMLAVAARIGYSETAFVTGRDDAARRFKVRYFSPLDEVAFCGHATIALAVALAERLGPGELVLDTPAGEIAVATGVDDGGAVLATLTSVPARSRPASDAELDATLKALGWSADDLDPALPPHVAFAGNDHLVLAAASRARLADLDYDFDGLTEVMRRHAWTTVHLVWRESPEHFHARDPFPVGGVVEDPATGAAAAAFGGYLRALGLVTAPARITIRQGEDMGRPSDLLIDVDPESERTRVTGQAVPIG; this is encoded by the coding sequence ATGACCAGCGATGCGAGCGGGGCGAACCCCGTGGACCAGCCCGGAGCGGGCGTCGAGCCCCTGCGCTACTCGGCCTTCACCCATGATCCGGCGGGCGGCAACCCCGCCGGGATCGTGTTGGACGCCTCCGGGCTCGACGCGGCGGCGATGCTCGCCGTGGCCGCCCGGATCGGCTACTCGGAGACGGCCTTCGTCACCGGGCGCGACGACGCGGCGCGGCGCTTCAAGGTGCGCTACTTCAGCCCGCTGGACGAGGTGGCCTTCTGCGGGCACGCGACGATCGCCCTCGCGGTCGCCCTCGCCGAGCGGCTGGGCCCCGGCGAGCTCGTCCTGGACACTCCGGCGGGCGAGATCGCCGTGGCGACCGGGGTGGACGACGGGGGCGCGGTGCTGGCCACGCTCACCAGCGTCCCGGCCCGCTCCCGCCCCGCCTCCGACGCCGAGCTGGACGCGACGCTCAAGGCCCTGGGCTGGTCGGCCGACGACCTCGACCCGGCGTTGCCGCCGCACGTGGCGTTCGCCGGCAACGACCACCTGGTGCTGGCCGCCGCCTCCCGCGCCCGGCTGGCGGACCTCGACTACGACTTCGACGGTCTCACCGAGGTCATGCGGCGGCACGCGTGGACGACCGTCCACCTGGTGTGGCGCGAGTCGCCGGAGCACTTCCACGCCCGGGATCCGTTCCCCGTCGGCGGGGTGGTCGAGGACCCGGCGACCGGCGCGGCGGCCGCGGCCTTCGGTGGTTACCTCCGCGCCCTCGGGCTCGTCACCGCCCCGGCGAGGATCACGATCCGTCAGGGAGAGGACATGGGCCGGCCCAGCGACCTGCTGATCGACGTGGACCCCGAGTCCGAGCGGACCCGGGTCACCGGCCAGGCGGTGCCGATCGGCTAG
- a CDS encoding alpha/beta hydrolase family protein, giving the protein MTNRPRTATVAALLLALSTLPATALAATDEPAHVEGRLPSGATYLMDVPADWNGTVLLFSHGYAAGPANPAQDAPDDATRALLLDGGYALIGSSYATTGWAVTDAVPDQLATLTAFTDRFGTATRTLAWGRSYGGLVTTAIAERAPQRIDGSLSLCGLVHGGVANWNNTLDPVFALKTLLAPGSDVPLVNLRDQQAATDAASVLTAAVDSAQTTARGRARIALAAALHNIPVWNQPTQTRPAATDWDAQQANQYTAVKGLLNAGFNRRQEAEARAGGSMSWNTGVDYARLLGRSSVRKEVTELYRKAGLSLRADLAALNRAPRVGADPQAVAWMSRTSSFTGRLTKPQLSVHTIGDALVPVQTESALRRAVTAAGSSALLRQAYTDNAGHCTFSPAEQLAALHTLEDRLTTGHWPATDAGALNSRAAAADPMTPARYTAYHPSPYPRPYDLAHPADGR; this is encoded by the coding sequence ATGACGAACCGCCCCCGCACCGCCACCGTGGCAGCGCTCCTGCTCGCGCTGAGCACACTGCCCGCCACGGCCCTGGCGGCGACGGACGAGCCGGCCCATGTGGAGGGCCGGCTCCCCTCCGGCGCGACGTACCTGATGGACGTCCCCGCCGACTGGAACGGCACCGTCCTGCTCTTCAGTCACGGATACGCGGCCGGCCCGGCCAACCCCGCCCAGGACGCGCCGGACGACGCCACCAGGGCACTCCTGCTCGACGGCGGTTACGCCCTGATCGGCTCGTCCTACGCCACCACCGGCTGGGCCGTCACCGACGCGGTCCCCGACCAGCTCGCCACGCTCACCGCGTTCACCGACCGCTTCGGCACCGCCACCCGCACACTCGCCTGGGGACGGTCGTACGGCGGGCTCGTCACCACCGCGATCGCCGAGCGCGCCCCGCAGCGCATCGACGGCTCGCTCTCCCTGTGCGGCCTGGTGCACGGCGGCGTCGCCAACTGGAACAACACCCTCGACCCGGTCTTCGCCCTCAAGACCCTCCTCGCCCCCGGCTCCGACGTCCCGCTCGTGAACCTCCGGGACCAGCAGGCCGCCACCGACGCGGCGTCCGTGCTGACGGCGGCGGTCGACTCCGCGCAGACGACAGCCCGGGGACGGGCCCGGATCGCCCTCGCCGCCGCCCTGCACAACATCCCCGTCTGGAACCAGCCCACACAGACCCGGCCCGCGGCGACCGACTGGGACGCCCAGCAGGCCAACCAGTACACGGCCGTCAAGGGCCTGCTGAACGCCGGCTTCAACCGGCGGCAGGAGGCCGAGGCCCGCGCCGGCGGCTCCATGTCGTGGAACACCGGCGTCGACTACGCGCGGCTGCTCGGGCGGTCGTCGGTCCGCAAGGAGGTCACCGAGCTGTACAGGAAGGCCGGGCTGTCCCTGCGCGCGGACCTCGCGGCCCTCAACCGCGCCCCGCGCGTCGGCGCCGACCCGCAGGCCGTCGCCTGGATGAGCCGGACCAGCTCCTTCACCGGCAGGCTGACCAAGCCGCAGCTCTCCGTGCACACGATCGGTGACGCCCTCGTCCCGGTGCAGACCGAGAGCGCGCTGCGCCGGGCCGTCACCGCCGCCGGGTCGTCGGCGCTGCTGCGCCAGGCGTACACCGACAACGCGGGTCACTGCACCTTCAGCCCCGCCGAACAGCTCGCCGCCCTGCACACCCTGGAGGACCGCCTCACCACCGGCCACTGGCCGGCGACGGACGCCGGGGCGCTCAACTCCCGTGCCGCGGCGGCCGATCCCATGACCCCCGCCCGCTACACCGCCTACCACCCGAGCCCGTACCCGCGGCCCTACGACCTTGCCCACCCGGCCGACGGCCGGTGA
- a CDS encoding SDR family oxidoreductase, with the protein MTHASKVVAITGASSGIGEATARRLAADGHRLLLGARRTDRLETLTKELTEAGGTVAFRHLDVTDAAAVRAFVAAARDRYGRLDVIVNNAGVMPLSPLEALKLDEWDRMIDVNVRGVLHGVAAALPVMRAQGGGHVVNVASVGAYEVSPTAAVYCATKFAVRAITEGLRQESAGDIRVTLVSPGVTESELADGISDPAAREAMKAYRAVALPASAVADAVAYALCQPREVDVNELVVRPAASAQ; encoded by the coding sequence ATGACTCACGCGTCCAAGGTCGTCGCGATCACCGGAGCGAGCAGCGGCATCGGAGAGGCCACCGCACGCCGGCTCGCCGCCGACGGCCACCGCCTCCTCCTCGGAGCGCGCCGCACCGACCGGTTGGAGACGCTCACGAAGGAGCTCACCGAGGCGGGCGGCACCGTGGCCTTCCGCCACCTGGACGTCACGGACGCCGCCGCCGTGCGCGCCTTCGTCGCCGCCGCCCGGGACCGTTACGGCCGGCTGGACGTCATCGTCAACAACGCCGGGGTGATGCCGCTCTCGCCGCTCGAAGCGCTGAAGCTCGACGAGTGGGACCGGATGATCGACGTGAACGTGCGTGGTGTGCTGCACGGCGTCGCCGCCGCCCTGCCGGTGATGCGGGCCCAGGGCGGCGGACACGTCGTGAACGTCGCCTCCGTCGGCGCGTACGAGGTCTCGCCCACCGCCGCCGTCTACTGCGCCACCAAGTTCGCCGTCCGCGCGATCACGGAAGGGCTGCGCCAGGAGTCCGCGGGGGACATCCGGGTCACCCTGGTCTCCCCGGGCGTCACGGAGTCCGAACTCGCCGACGGCATCTCCGACCCGGCCGCCCGCGAGGCCATGAAGGCCTACCGTGCGGTCGCCCTCCCCGCCTCCGCCGTCGCGGACGCCGTTGCCTACGCCCTCTGCCAGCCGAGGGAAGTCGACGTCAACGAACT